Proteins encoded by one window of Enterobacter hormaechei subsp. xiangfangensis:
- the pncC gene encoding nicotinamide-nucleotide amidase yields the protein MTDHELMQLSEVVGLALKQRGATLTTAESCTGGWVAKAITDIAGSSAWFERGFVTYSNEAKAQMIGVREATLEQHGAVSEPVVIEMAIGALKEARADYAISISGIAGPDGGSDVKPVGTVWFGFATSKGEGITRRECFSGDRESVRRQATEYALKTLWQQFLQNT from the coding sequence ATGACTGACCATGAATTGATGCAGCTAAGCGAAGTGGTGGGGCTGGCGCTGAAACAGCGCGGCGCGACTCTCACGACCGCAGAATCCTGCACCGGCGGCTGGGTGGCGAAAGCAATTACCGATATTGCTGGCAGTTCCGCCTGGTTTGAACGCGGCTTTGTGACCTACAGTAACGAGGCTAAAGCGCAGATGATTGGCGTGCGTGAAGCCACGCTTGAGCAGCATGGCGCGGTCAGCGAACCGGTGGTGATCGAGATGGCGATTGGCGCGCTGAAAGAGGCGCGCGCAGATTACGCTATCTCCATCAGCGGTATCGCGGGGCCGGACGGCGGCAGCGACGTGAAGCCTGTCGGCACCGTCTGGTTTGGCTTTGCCACCTCAAAAGGTGAAGGGATCACCCGCCGGGAATGCTTCAGCGGCGATCGCGAAAGCGTGCGTCGTCAGGCAACGGAATACGCGTTAAAAACGCTCTGGCAACAATTTCTACAAAACACTTGA